The following coding sequences are from one Eleginops maclovinus isolate JMC-PN-2008 ecotype Puerto Natales chromosome 13, JC_Emac_rtc_rv5, whole genome shotgun sequence window:
- the LOC134875227 gene encoding free fatty acid receptor 3-like: MLCNRLLLSVYIVTFLMGVPANILAFVTFCNKVRRKPAPIDILLLNLTISDLIFLAFLPFKMKEAFDNMAWMLPYPLCPFTGFMFYVTIYNSTLLLTAVSVERYLGVAYPLRYSLCRRPRYAVYASLVFWVVTSLNLSIVYIMPYAQWSKAGKNAPPPPTCYLNFSDDELDILLPVRLELFCVLFCVPFVICCFCYTNFILILSRLPNIGRRRRLRAISLALGTLIVFAVCFGPYNASHVVGFVRQDSEEWRNVALLSSTFNACLDPFIFYFSSAAVRSMLNHCARNIMDKLHILRCRGPPQPPHPPK, encoded by the exons ATGCTGTGCAACCGCCTGCTGCTTTCCGTCTACATCGTCACCTTCCTGATGGGGGTCCCTGCCAACATCCTGGCCTTCGTCACCTTCTGCAACAAGGTGCGCCGCAAGCCCGCCCCGATCGACATCCTCCTCCTGAACCTCACCATCTCGGACCTCATCTTCCTGGCGTTCCTGCCCTTTAAAATGAAAGAGGCCTTTGACAACATGGCGTGGATGCTGCCCTACCCCCTCTGCCCCTTCACTGGTTTCATGTTCTACGTCACCATCTACAACAGCACCCTTCTCCTCACTGCTGTCAGTGTGGAGCGCTACTTGGGGGTGGCGTACCCCCTCAGGTATTCCCTGTGTCGCAGACCTCGCTACGCCGTGTATGCTAGCCTGGTGTTCTGGGTGGTGACCTCTCTGAACCTCAGCATCGTCTACATCATGCCCTACGCCCAGTGGAGCAAAG CCGGTAAAAACGCCCCGCCTCCACCCACCTGCTACCTGAACTTCTCCGACGACGAGCTGGATATCCTGCTGCCGGTCCGCCTGGAGCTCTTCTGCGTTCTCTTCTGCGTCCCCTTCGTCATCTGCTGCTTCTGCTACACTAACTTTATCCTCATCCTGTCCCGGCTTCCCAACATCGGCAGGCGCAGGAGGCTGCGGGCCATCAGTTTAGCGCTCGGCACGCTGATAGTGTTCGCGGTCTGCTTCGGGCCTTACAACGCCTCCCACGTGGTGGGGTTCGTCCGTCAGGACAGCGAGGAGTGGAGGAACGTGGCGTTGCTCTCCTCAACCTTCAACGCCTGCCTGGATCCCTTCATCTTCTACTTCTCGTCAGCGGCCGTCAGAAGCATGTTGAATCACTGCGCCAGGAACATCATGGACAAGCTGCACATCCTGAGGTGTAGAGGCCCTCCTCAGCCTCCTCACCCCCCTAAATGA